The Oceanispirochaeta sp. M1 DNA window TTACTCTCAGACCTAATTGGATTCGATTCTTTGAAGATCCTGTTAAAGATTTCAAGAATGATCTGAAGCTGTGTAAATACATCTTCATCTTCAACTTCCTTCATCTTGCCGATCATTGATTTGATGTTTTTATAGCCCTCATCCATGGAGGACATACTTTTCAGTCCCTGAAGATCATCTCCGAAAATATTATGTAGATTCAAATACTTCCCGAGTCTGGTCAAAGAAATATGCAGCACATCGAAGCTTCCAGAACCGCCTTTGAATTCAAAGGCATGCATAACTCCCGGAGGAACTACAAGAACCTCTATGTCATTCAGATTGAAGGCAATACCATCTATCCAGACCGTCCCCTCAACACCCCGGTTAACATTGATTTCAATTGTATTGTGGTAGTGTAGATGAGCCTTATGATCACTGGGAAAATGCCTCTCCCTGAGATTAACCAGTTGATCCGATGTCAGTTCATATTCCTCCTCCTGCAATGATCTGAAGACCACCTGATCAGAGGGATGGTATTTATCCTCATGTTCCATAGTTCATCAATTATCAAGGCGAAATGACAATAAGGCAACATTTATAAGCAATAAATCGAAATATACCACTCCATGAGAATAATATAATGACATTCACAGTAGGAGATATTAAATGAATCAATATCCCTTATGAATCATTTAGAGGAAAAATCTAATAAAAGTGAAGGACTCATATTTGTAAACGGCTTTGAGGGGTTTATTTATCAGGTAGTTCAAGTTGTAGAAGATCGAGGAAAGAAGTCTCTCTCTGCTACCTTAAAGAAATTTGTGTTCTTGAATTTAATTCTCAAAACATATAAAAGACTACCCCCGGGCAATTAAATCGATAATCTATCAATTACTACGCACTAGGGGTTAGCATTCCTTATGAAATACAGAAAATCATTATAATTCACCATATTCAATTATTTAATAAAATTTAATTAATCCTTCCAGATCAGAACTTCCTCCAGGTTCTTCAAGGTTTGCTTCCGATTCATTCTAGCCTCTGGGATCTGAGTAGAGAGTACTTACCCCTTCACCGAACCTTCGGTAAGACCACTGATCAAAAACTTCTGAAAGACCAGTGCCAGGATAACAGGTGGAAGACTTGTTATAACCCCCGCAGCTGCCATATTTAAATAATCTATTCCAACTTTAGTTGTAAACTCACCAAGGAGAACAGGAAGGGTTCTAGCTCTCATACTTGTATAGAGAAAGGCATACAGGTACTCATTCCAGGACGCTATGAAGGCAAAGATTCCTGCGCTGACAATTCCTGGAGCAGAAAGGGGAAGCACGATCCTAAAAAGAGACCCCAGATAAGAGCAACCGTCTATTCGAGCGGATTCTTCCATCTCTTTGGAGATACTCATAAAAAAACCTCTCATGATCCATACAATCAGAGGCAATATAAAGCTTATGTTCACCAAAATCAGTCCAAAACGGCTGTCATATAGTGAGAGGGCTTTTAAAATCATATATCCAGGGATAACAATCGCAATGGGGGGAAGCATATAACTGATCATCATTATCAATAGTGCCTGATTACGTCCCTTAAACCGTAATCTGCTGATAGCATAAGCACTGAGAACTCCTAACACCATTGATAAAACGGTGGAACCAAAGGTAATGATCACTGAATTCATAAGAGATTGAGTGAAAAAGGACATCCCCTCTCCAATGGCAGTACCTGCAGAAAAAATAGAGTGGTAATGATCCAAAGTAAACTTTGTAGGAATTTTCAGAGGAACTTCCAACAAATCAATTTTAGATGAGAAAGATGAGATAACAAGCCAGGTATAGGGAGCAAGAACCCACAAAACAATCAGTGCTACAGCTATATATAAAAATGAACTGGAAACAAATCGCTGAAGTCTCTTTTTTAATAGGTATTTTTCGGTTATTGATAATCCACTCATTTCAGGACTCCATAGAGCTTTTATAAGCTGATTTAATATAGAAGAAAGTCGGTATGAAGATAATAAGAGCCGTCAGATAAGACATAGCTGACCCATAACCGAATCTGAGAGACTTGAAGGTCTGCCAGTAGATTCTAAGAGGAAGTATATCTGTCGAATTGAAGGGTCCACCTCTGGTGATGACATAAATCAATTCAAATGTGTGCAACAAGCTCCAGATTAATTGCAGCAGACCACAGACCATAAGGATATTTTTAATAAATGGAAGAGTAATGTAGTGCCATCTTTTAAATACATTTGCTCCATCAACTTTAGCCGCTTCATACATCGCTTTTGGAACACCTTGAAGAGCAGCCAGAACCATAATGATTGTAAAGGGAGTCTCTTTCCAGACATTAGCAAGGATTACAAGAATCATAGCGCTTACTGGATTTCCCAGCCATGCCTGATATTCTTCAATCAAACCTAATTTTAAAAGGAGAGCATTCAACACTCCATAGTTGGCATTATATATCCAGCTCCACATGGATGCATTGACAATATTGGGCAGTGCCCAGGGAAGAATAATCAACCCTCGCACAAATCCTCGAAAACGAAACTTCATATTGAGAACAAGAGCAATAGCAACCCCGATGAGGAGCTCAAAGAAAACAGACGTAAAACTAAATATCCCTGTTACTTTCAAAGAATTCAGAAAATAAGGGTCTTGAAGTAATTTAATATAGTTAGATAACCCGGCAAAACCATTTGTAGCTGGTCGTGCCAGATCCTTAGAGAAAAAACTAAGAATAAATGAATAAAGAAAGGGGAATAGAAGAAATCCGAATACGATGATCATTGATGGCAGAACCAGGATTTTACCAAGATTCTCTTCTTTGCCTAATTTATACTGTATAGATTGATTCATGAAATAAAGCCCACTTTTTGAAAAAACAGGTTGTCTTAATCAGAAGACAACCTGTTTAATGATTATTTAACGCCGTCAAACTCTTTTAACAGATCAGCCATCTTGGCCAATGCCTCTTCAGCACTCTGTCTTCCTGAAAGAGAAGTTTGTATTTCAGTAATACATTTATCTGCAAAATCATCATACCAACTTAAGGTGGATAATCCCTGAACAGAAACAAGCTGCTGTTGAAACTGCAGCCAATGTGGATATTTCTCAAGTAGATCACTATCAGAAAAAACATCTACCCAGATCGGCAGAGTACCAATCTGATTGGAAAGCTTTTTATTTGATTCCTTGCTGGTCATGAACTCAATAAATTTCCATGCATTCTCTTTATTTTTGGATGCCTTAGGGATGGCATAGGCTTCGGGAAGAGTTAATGCAGCGGATAAGTCGGCAGAGGCCCCGGGAACAGTAGAAACAGCGATCTCTCCTACAACACTGGAGATTTCAGGGTTATCTGCATATGTTAATAAACCGGAAAGTCCCTGAGGCATAAAAGCTGTTTCACCTTTTAGAAAAAGGTTCATGGAAGTTTCCTGGTCATAAGTTAAGGAAGCAGGATCTGCAACACCTTCATCCAGTAATCGTTTCATACCATTAACTGCGGCCAATGTTTTTGAATCTTTATTCCAGAGGAAATTACCATCCCCATCAACGATCCGACCACCATAAGTATAAGTCCAGAAATGGAATTCATTAGCAAGAGCCCATTCTGCTTTCCAGAAAGGAGCAAGACCATATTTTATGAGTCCCCTATCCTGCATCATTTTGCTCTGTTCAATTAGTTCATCCCATGTGGTGGGAGGTGCAGCAATACCGGCTTCATCTAATATGGACTTATTATAGTAGAAAAATCTTGTATCATTATTCCAGACAACACCATACAATTTATCATCACTACCACTAAAGAGATCAACAAGTCCAGGAATCATTTCAGCTTCATATCCGACAGGCATATAGTTATCAAGAGGCTCAACCCATCCTGCATTTGTCCATTTAGCAACCCAACCATTGTCAAATTCAACAACATCATAAGCAGAACCACCAGATGCAAGTTCAGGAAGCACTTTATCAGCGACCTCATCCCAACCCAATTGAATCAGGTTAACTTTAATTCCTGTTTCTTTTGTAAATTCTTTAACCAATGCAGGATAAGCACCGATTTTATCAGCTTCATGCTGTGGAAATATAACAGTTATCTCATTATTAATTTCCTGCTTCTCACCAGAACCATCCGCAGAGTCTTGAGTTCCTGATGCACCGGCACTGACAAGACTAAACAAGGTAAACAACAGAACAATAAGCCCAAAAGTTTTTTTCATAAATTCCTCCGTTTATTAATACTCGAATAAGGAGATAGGACCCCTTACAGCCATCTTAATTATTGTAAAAATAAGAGCTTCTATTTGACCAAGAACAAAAAAACCAAAAAACCCAAAAAAAATGAATTTAAAATGATTAATTCGATCATTTTCATTTCCTATTAAGATAACAGAGTCAAAAGACCAACTAATATTTGCAATAATACATCAATAGTATCACAGATCACTCACCTGTCAAGCATTTAATGATTATTTAATGATTGACACTACAGGAAAAATGAAAGGAATTATAAAATTATGAAATGACTATATTGCGCGGATGATCTGGATACCCTGCTCTTTATAAGCTAGAGCCTTTATGTCCTCTATATCATCAGTAACAATTTTAGAAATGGACTGTAAGGGAGCCAGGAAAAGAGGGGCAATCTTATCAAATTTTGTATGATCTGAAACAACAATTACTTCACTGGCAATATTAATAACCAATCTATCGATCTGCGTTTCTGGGAGTGCATCATTTGTTAGGCCCTGTTCTAAATGAATAGCCCGGACTCCCAATATAGCCTTGTCTGCACGTAGTCCTTGCAATGCCTGTTCTGCTCCGGGGCCGACAAAGGACTGCTCTGATTGACGGAGAATCCCACCTAAAGCAATCAGAGTGATTTTGGGGCATTTGCTTATTAAATCTATTACAGGAAGAGAATTAGTGATAACAGTCAATCGTTCATGCTTGGTAATATTTCTTGCCGTTTGATAGGCCGTCGAACCACTGCTTATAAAAACGGTATCTCCATCCTGTATCAGTTTTGCAGCAGCGACACCAATGATCTCTTTTTCATAAGAGACTTCACCCATTCTTGATTCAATAGGCGGTTCGGGTGCCGCAGAGGGTAAGACTTGTACTCCACCGATAATCCGTTTAACTTTTTTCAACTCTTCAAGTTCGGCTAAATCTCTTCTGATTGTTGCTTCACTCACTTTAAAGTAAGTACATAAGTCTTCAACACTCAGTTCTGTATGTTCATTTAGATATTCAACAAGAGCTTCCTGTCTGATAAATGCTTTTCGGGACATAATCTACCTCAGTGTTGTT harbors:
- a CDS encoding AraC family transcriptional regulator, encoding MEHEDKYHPSDQVVFRSLQEEEYELTSDQLVNLRERHFPSDHKAHLHYHNTIEINVNRGVEGTVWIDGIAFNLNDIEVLVVPPGVMHAFEFKGGSGSFDVLHISLTRLGKYLNLHNIFGDDLQGLKSMSSMDEGYKNIKSMIGKMKEVEDEDVFTQLQIILEIFNRIFKESNPIRSESKNASLLKMVIDYTETNYNKKIDLNEISSYTGLSRSYFSRFFKKTTGTGYFTYLTLMRLEKAKVKIRRGESVTESCYSSGFDNISYFIQLFKKHNKGISPGKFREQ
- a CDS encoding carbohydrate ABC transporter permease, with product MSGLSITEKYLLKKRLQRFVSSSFLYIAVALIVLWVLAPYTWLVISSFSSKIDLLEVPLKIPTKFTLDHYHSIFSAGTAIGEGMSFFTQSLMNSVIITFGSTVLSMVLGVLSAYAISRLRFKGRNQALLIMMISYMLPPIAIVIPGYMILKALSLYDSRFGLILVNISFILPLIVWIMRGFFMSISKEMEESARIDGCSYLGSLFRIVLPLSAPGIVSAGIFAFIASWNEYLYAFLYTSMRARTLPVLLGEFTTKVGIDYLNMAAAGVITSLPPVILALVFQKFLISGLTEGSVKG
- a CDS encoding carbohydrate ABC transporter permease, which translates into the protein MNQSIQYKLGKEENLGKILVLPSMIIVFGFLLFPFLYSFILSFFSKDLARPATNGFAGLSNYIKLLQDPYFLNSLKVTGIFSFTSVFFELLIGVAIALVLNMKFRFRGFVRGLIILPWALPNIVNASMWSWIYNANYGVLNALLLKLGLIEEYQAWLGNPVSAMILVILANVWKETPFTIIMVLAALQGVPKAMYEAAKVDGANVFKRWHYITLPFIKNILMVCGLLQLIWSLLHTFELIYVITRGGPFNSTDILPLRIYWQTFKSLRFGYGSAMSYLTALIIFIPTFFYIKSAYKSSMES
- a CDS encoding ABC transporter substrate-binding protein produces the protein MKKTFGLIVLLFTLFSLVSAGASGTQDSADGSGEKQEINNEITVIFPQHEADKIGAYPALVKEFTKETGIKVNLIQLGWDEVADKVLPELASGGSAYDVVEFDNGWVAKWTNAGWVEPLDNYMPVGYEAEMIPGLVDLFSGSDDKLYGVVWNNDTRFFYYNKSILDEAGIAAPPTTWDELIEQSKMMQDRGLIKYGLAPFWKAEWALANEFHFWTYTYGGRIVDGDGNFLWNKDSKTLAAVNGMKRLLDEGVADPASLTYDQETSMNLFLKGETAFMPQGLSGLLTYADNPEISSVVGEIAVSTVPGASADLSAALTLPEAYAIPKASKNKENAWKFIEFMTSKESNKKLSNQIGTLPIWVDVFSDSDLLEKYPHWLQFQQQLVSVQGLSTLSWYDDFADKCITEIQTSLSGRQSAEEALAKMADLLKEFDGVK
- a CDS encoding DeoR/GlpR family DNA-binding transcription regulator, whose product is MSRKAFIRQEALVEYLNEHTELSVEDLCTYFKVSEATIRRDLAELEELKKVKRIIGGVQVLPSAAPEPPIESRMGEVSYEKEIIGVAAAKLIQDGDTVFISSGSTAYQTARNITKHERLTVITNSLPVIDLISKCPKITLIALGGILRQSEQSFVGPGAEQALQGLRADKAILGVRAIHLEQGLTNDALPETQIDRLVINIASEVIVVSDHTKFDKIAPLFLAPLQSISKIVTDDIEDIKALAYKEQGIQIIRAI